The following are encoded in a window of bacterium SCSIO 12643 genomic DNA:
- a CDS encoding WG repeat-containing protein — protein MKRYFLLVLILLIFVPCQGQHWSKTEKELNKRKPTVFYRPFYNGTQIIEVDVIGLWNQKIRILESEHPRALTWSMVYPKPKGNPILIRNRSGKVIKQYNMETYKPGDWDLKSVKKSEKMIVPHQYRFIGPFVTYPYNGVVQIKAFNRFYKVWSETGVGFIDTLGQVVLPLIHNNIIEAEDHYILWQNNGISRFTDLKFNDIIPPIKGELYLIDDYLMFSKESKFGLMTLDGEVICEPIYEQIGSYSLDRAPVILNGKYGFINRAGELVIPAIYDSTMGFLRKNKYARVQLGSEWFDIDKSGKRVEYK, from the coding sequence ATGAAAAGATATTTTCTATTGGTTTTAATTCTTTTGATTTTTGTTCCTTGTCAGGGGCAACATTGGAGTAAAACAGAGAAAGAATTGAATAAAAGGAAACCAACGGTATTTTATCGTCCTTTCTATAATGGAACGCAAATTATTGAAGTTGATGTCATTGGTTTATGGAACCAAAAAATTAGGATTCTGGAATCAGAACATCCCAGAGCATTGACGTGGAGCATGGTGTATCCAAAACCTAAAGGCAACCCTATTTTGATAAGAAATCGATCTGGGAAAGTCATAAAACAGTATAATATGGAGACCTATAAGCCTGGTGATTGGGACTTGAAATCGGTCAAAAAATCAGAAAAAATGATTGTGCCGCATCAATATAGATTTATTGGTCCATTCGTAACGTACCCATATAATGGTGTTGTTCAAATAAAAGCATTCAATAGATTTTATAAAGTATGGTCAGAAACTGGAGTAGGATTTATTGATACATTAGGACAAGTAGTTTTACCATTGATTCATAACAATATCATTGAAGCGGAAGACCATTATATTTTATGGCAGAATAATGGAATATCTCGGTTTACAGACTTAAAATTTAATGATATCATACCACCAATTAAAGGCGAACTCTATTTGATAGATGATTATTTGATGTTTTCGAAAGAATCTAAGTTTGGATTAATGACCCTGGATGGGGAGGTTATCTGTGAACCCATATATGAGCAAATTGGAAGTTATAGTTTAGATAGAGCTCCGGTGATATTAAATGGGAAATATGGTTTTATAAATAGAGCGGGTGAATTGGTTATTCCTGCAATTTATGATTCAACAATGGGGTTCCTGAGAAAAAACAAATACGCAAGAGTCCAACTAGGATCGGAATGGTTTGATATTGATAAATCCGGGAAAAGAGTCGAATACAAATAA
- a CDS encoding DUF302 domain-containing protein, translating into MQLIRNFNLSWGVIVLSILTLIGCQSPEIKEDIYSKVDAIQNELKQQEGATNFWMAIDHSRLAAQVDVYTPPSIVTFFNDPQLNSSLIQENPLIALDLPLKVLCYSEPDTQKVSIAYTSADFIARRHNVSKSDLEEYDERLNGLLSEFPDDLKSRTSLKEVDQNYGITFLKSDFGFDSTILRLKEIIGIQGDTRWFGEIDYQKDAVPYGIELKPLTLLLFGGPGPGGKAMHDSPKLGLDAFCQKLLVYENENQEIIVAYNDIEDFAQLYYGRSTPPQKVINKRLRKTFEMAIKRTS; encoded by the coding sequence ATGCAGTTAATTAGGAATTTTAACCTTTCATGGGGCGTTATTGTATTAAGTATTTTAACCCTGATAGGATGCCAGTCACCTGAAATCAAAGAAGATATTTATAGTAAAGTTGATGCGATACAAAATGAATTGAAGCAGCAGGAAGGAGCTACAAATTTTTGGATGGCCATTGATCATTCCAGACTGGCTGCTCAGGTAGACGTTTATACACCGCCATCGATTGTGACATTTTTTAATGATCCGCAATTGAATAGTAGTTTGATTCAGGAAAACCCTTTGATAGCATTGGATTTGCCATTAAAGGTATTGTGTTATTCAGAGCCGGATACGCAAAAAGTAAGCATAGCTTATACGTCAGCTGATTTTATTGCGAGACGACATAATGTTTCGAAATCTGATCTAGAGGAATACGATGAGCGTTTAAATGGTTTACTCTCAGAATTTCCGGATGATTTAAAATCAAGGACCTCCCTTAAAGAAGTAGACCAAAACTACGGAATTACATTCTTGAAATCAGATTTCGGATTTGATTCAACCATCTTGAGGTTAAAAGAAATAATAGGAATTCAGGGAGATACACGTTGGTTTGGCGAGATCGATTATCAAAAAGATGCCGTACCGTATGGAATTGAACTTAAGCCATTAACCCTTTTATTGTTTGGTGGTCCAGGACCTGGAGGCAAAGCGATGCATGATAGTCCGAAATTAGGTTTAGATGCATTTTGTCAGAAACTTTTAGTTTACGAAAATGAAAATCAGGAAATCATCGTAGCATATAATGATATAGAAGATTTTGCACAGTTATATTATGGTCGCAGTACGCCTCCGCAAAAAGTGATCAATAAAAGATTGCGGAAAACATTTGAAATGGCGATCAAAAGGACTTCCTAA
- a CDS encoding TfoX/Sxy family protein: MAYDEFLADRIRMYLKETGTAFRELRMMGGLCFMVDDKMLCGVLKDKKSGDDLLMARIGDADQKELKKPECLAMDFTGRPMKGYVFVKPEGFDLDEDLHYWVDLCLAFNPFAKSSKKKSKK, from the coding sequence ATGGCTTACGATGAATTTTTAGCAGATCGAATCAGGATGTATTTAAAAGAAACTGGTACAGCATTCAGAGAATTGAGAATGATGGGAGGACTATGTTTTATGGTAGATGATAAAATGTTGTGTGGTGTTTTAAAAGACAAGAAAAGTGGTGATGATCTACTTATGGCCAGGATTGGAGATGCAGATCAAAAAGAACTAAAAAAGCCAGAATGTTTGGCTATGGATTTTACCGGTAGACCCATGAAGGGATATGTATTCGTAAAGCCTGAAGGATTTGATTTGGATGAAGATTTACATTATTGGGTAGACCTTTGTTTGGCATTCAATCCGTTTGCAAAATCGAGCAAAAAGAAGTCTAAAAAGTAA
- a CDS encoding sulfatase-like hydrolase/transferase, with protein sequence MGFEKLKKQPNIIMIITDQQTWIQNWDPEWADKELPAMKRLMANGLTFNRAHCNSCTCSPSRATLFSGTYPAHHKVKEVLGFDDPQSTEQTMQNILSSNYQNMGKMMEAAGYHVEYKGKWHLTKPALYLNNTENVRNPKNKIDNLYWTPVDTEHIANKWRFNGWNYPDAGDDMQMFNFGGGNVNNDGRFVDGDGDSAWYEDSIPDALREKASVLEFLKTYKDKHGDKPFFLVVSLVNPHDVLSYPGTAASEEHDIDPKDFIDDSGRFVKNFMKDGTPLYKAAGYKDADFEHIKVKLPVSLHESLDTKPYVQTVWKKMCQGNGPIQTEEKARKYIQFYAYLTSLVDKEINKVLQALDENNLTDDSLIVRISDHGDMGMAHGMQRQKMYNVYRETLNVPMIFSNPKLYPEPLETDSLSGLIDLMPTLATVAGVEKHHWKFQGKDLTPVLLNPRDEVQQYVHFTYDDTYLTTKNPADMGPSHIRCIVSKRWKYAVYFDPHYGQKAQYEMYDLVNDKAEMNNLAWEEGSGEPQRQFLHEELTRIMNELGTMPDGVIWPKISGEDIWATQPDPVQENMI encoded by the coding sequence ATGGGATTTGAAAAGCTAAAGAAACAACCCAATATCATAATGATCATTACCGATCAGCAAACATGGATACAAAACTGGGACCCGGAATGGGCGGATAAAGAACTACCGGCCATGAAACGATTAATGGCCAACGGTTTAACTTTTAATCGTGCGCATTGTAATTCCTGTACATGTTCCCCAAGCCGGGCGACTTTGTTTTCCGGAACATATCCGGCACATCACAAAGTAAAAGAAGTGTTGGGTTTTGATGATCCTCAATCCACAGAACAAACCATGCAAAATATCCTATCCTCAAATTATCAGAACATGGGGAAAATGATGGAGGCTGCAGGATATCATGTGGAGTATAAGGGGAAATGGCATTTAACTAAACCGGCTTTATATCTAAACAATACGGAGAATGTACGTAATCCTAAAAATAAAATAGATAACCTGTATTGGACTCCTGTGGATACAGAACATATTGCGAATAAGTGGAGATTTAATGGTTGGAATTACCCGGATGCAGGAGATGATATGCAAATGTTCAATTTCGGAGGTGGCAATGTTAACAACGATGGTCGCTTTGTTGATGGAGATGGAGATAGTGCGTGGTATGAAGATTCTATTCCTGATGCTTTACGTGAAAAAGCCAGTGTGCTTGAGTTTTTGAAGACCTATAAAGACAAACATGGCGATAAACCTTTCTTTTTAGTAGTGTCTCTGGTCAACCCGCATGATGTTTTGTCGTATCCGGGAACTGCAGCTTCTGAAGAACATGATATAGATCCGAAGGATTTTATTGATGATTCCGGAAGGTTTGTCAAAAATTTTATGAAAGATGGTACCCCACTTTATAAAGCAGCTGGATATAAAGATGCTGACTTTGAGCATATAAAGGTCAAACTTCCGGTTTCTTTACATGAGAGTCTGGATACAAAGCCATACGTACAAACGGTTTGGAAAAAAATGTGTCAGGGAAATGGGCCAATTCAAACTGAAGAAAAAGCCAGAAAATATATTCAGTTTTATGCGTATCTCACATCACTTGTTGATAAAGAAATTAATAAAGTTCTCCAGGCACTGGATGAAAATAATTTGACGGATGATTCTTTAATCGTAAGAATTAGTGATCATGGCGATATGGGGATGGCGCACGGAATGCAGCGTCAGAAAATGTATAACGTATATCGTGAAACATTGAATGTTCCGATGATCTTTTCTAATCCAAAACTTTATCCGGAACCATTGGAAACGGATTCTTTGTCTGGTTTGATTGATTTAATGCCTACATTAGCCACAGTGGCCGGAGTAGAGAAACATCATTGGAAATTTCAAGGCAAGGATTTAACACCTGTTTTGTTAAATCCGAGAGATGAGGTACAGCAATATGTACATTTTACATACGATGACACCTATTTAACCACTAAAAATCCAGCGGATATGGGACCTTCTCATATCAGGTGTATTGTGAGCAAAAGGTGGAAATATGCTGTGTATTTTGATCCACATTATGGACAGAAAGCCCAGTATGAAATGTATGATTTGGTCAATGATAAAGCGGAGATGAATAATTTGGCCTGGGAAGAAGGGAGCGGGGAACCTCAACGTCAGTTTTTACATGAGGAATTAACACGGATAATGAATGAATTGGGAACCATGCCTGATGGAGTGATTTGGCCTAAAATATCCGGAGAAGATATCTGGGCTACACAACCTGATCCGGTTCAGGAAAACATGATTTAA
- a CDS encoding c-type cytochrome translates to MRYIIFISMTLLFSSCQKKSTPPTPSETAYILQHDGLPKPDLPKDNPLTQSGIKLGRMLFYETELSKDNSISCASCHDQKNAFSDTNQFSIGVKGLPGKRQAMAVFNMAWNNNEFFWDGRAELLRHQSLMPIEDPLEMDETLEQVVIKLQKRSDYQWWFKKAFPDTPEINSLNISLALEQFMYSIVSNQSKYDQYLRNEVRFTASEERGRYLYFTAYNPSNPSKSGANCAMCHGGANFENDSYMNNGLDDESDIKDPGRKAVTNFSLDHGKFKVPSLRNIELTPPYMHDGRFNTLEEVIAHYNNGIKISSTTSLTLTSIQQNGGLHLSVQDQKDLVAFLKTLTDSKLLANPEYASPF, encoded by the coding sequence ATGCGATATATAATTTTTATCTCTATGACTTTACTTTTCTCTTCATGCCAAAAGAAAAGTACTCCTCCTACACCGTCAGAAACAGCTTATATACTTCAACATGATGGGCTTCCAAAACCGGATTTACCAAAAGACAATCCTTTAACCCAATCGGGAATAAAATTAGGCAGAATGTTGTTTTATGAAACAGAACTCAGCAAAGACAATTCTATCTCGTGTGCATCGTGTCATGATCAAAAAAATGCTTTTTCGGATACCAATCAGTTTTCTATTGGGGTCAAAGGGTTACCAGGAAAACGTCAGGCTATGGCTGTTTTTAACATGGCATGGAACAATAATGAATTCTTTTGGGATGGACGTGCTGAATTACTACGCCACCAATCTTTAATGCCTATTGAAGATCCTTTGGAAATGGATGAAACACTAGAACAAGTGGTTATCAAACTTCAAAAAAGATCAGATTATCAATGGTGGTTCAAAAAGGCATTTCCTGACACGCCAGAAATAAATAGCCTCAATATTTCACTCGCATTAGAACAATTCATGTATTCTATTGTTTCCAACCAAAGTAAATACGATCAATACTTAAGAAATGAAGTCCGGTTCACTGCTTCTGAAGAAAGAGGTCGATACTTATATTTTACGGCTTATAATCCTTCCAATCCATCAAAATCCGGAGCCAATTGTGCCATGTGCCACGGTGGAGCCAACTTTGAAAATGATTCTTATATGAATAATGGATTGGACGATGAAAGTGATATCAAAGACCCCGGACGAAAGGCCGTAACAAACTTCTCATTGGATCATGGAAAATTTAAAGTCCCTTCATTGAGAAATATTGAATTAACACCACCTTATATGCACGATGGTCGATTTAATACACTGGAAGAGGTTATCGCGCATTATAATAACGGTATCAAAATCTCCAGTACTACAAGTCTTACATTAACCAGTATTCAACAAAACGGAGGTTTACATTTATCTGTGCAAGATCAAAAAGATTTAGTGGCATTCTTAAAAACATTAACGGACAGTAAATTACTTGCAAATCCCGAATACGCTTCCCCTTTTTAA
- a CDS encoding DNA/RNA non-specific endonuclease, translated as MNDLPSLKRETRYGMPAADQILFNRHYALGYSYYFRQAKWALEIVDSGKKDIDRIDNFRPDYRIPEAFRADLVDYRGSGYDRGHLVASANQNELRLQNSETFLLSNMSPQHQRFNRGIWRELEAAVRKLDADDDIWETYVICGPIFYFDKPVKSIGENDDNEVSIPIPNAYFKSILTEDKRGKLKMWSFLMANEASDKSLKHFLVPTTLIEKLSGLILWERLVGKKVREEKNKVRSMWDY; from the coding sequence ATGAATGATTTACCTAGCTTAAAAAGAGAAACAAGATATGGCATGCCAGCTGCCGATCAAATATTGTTTAATAGACATTACGCCTTAGGATATTCGTACTATTTCAGGCAGGCAAAATGGGCTTTAGAAATAGTAGATTCAGGGAAAAAAGATATTGATCGAATAGATAATTTTAGACCTGATTATAGAATTCCCGAAGCTTTTAGAGCAGATTTGGTCGACTATAGAGGTTCAGGATATGATAGAGGGCATTTAGTAGCCAGCGCCAATCAGAATGAATTAAGACTACAGAATAGTGAGACTTTCTTATTATCCAATATGTCTCCACAACATCAACGATTTAATAGAGGGATTTGGAGAGAATTGGAAGCAGCAGTGAGAAAATTGGACGCGGATGATGACATTTGGGAAACCTATGTGATTTGTGGCCCCATTTTCTATTTTGATAAACCAGTGAAGAGTATTGGTGAAAATGATGATAATGAAGTGAGTATCCCGATCCCTAATGCTTATTTCAAATCGATCTTAACGGAAGATAAAAGAGGGAAACTCAAAATGTGGTCTTTTTTAATGGCCAATGAAGCTTCGGATAAATCATTAAAACATTTTTTAGTTCCGACTACACTAATTGAGAAATTATCCGGTTTAATTCTATGGGAAAGGTTAGTAGGGAAGAAGGTGAGAGAAGAAAAAAATAAAGTGAGATCCATGTGGGATTATTAA
- the hflK gene encoding FtsH protease activity modulator HflK has translation MAEYQFDPNGLQQRIQQLLPDVKKLVLGAVVILIGVNSFFQIDPEEVGVITRFGKYSRTVESGLNFKIPFTETVYKVPVENQQKLEFGFRTTNADVKSEYRRSKGDREESLMLTGDLNLASVEWVVQYRIDNAYNYLFKVRNPEMTLRAISESAMRQIVGNRTVNEVLTVGRAEIGGKLEELIQDICREYSMGVKIDQVVLQDVNPPEPVKAAFNAVNEAQQEKETLINKAKSEYNKVIPRASGQAEETIQKAEGYATERVNVAKGEIARFNAIYGEYVKAPEVTKRRIYLETMSEVIPQMGNVIITDQKGNVLPLLQMQLDKSQKTE, from the coding sequence ATGGCAGAATATCAATTTGATCCTAATGGATTACAGCAAAGAATACAACAACTGCTGCCAGATGTTAAGAAACTGGTTTTAGGAGCTGTGGTGATCTTGATAGGTGTCAACTCCTTCTTTCAAATAGACCCGGAAGAAGTTGGTGTCATTACCAGATTTGGTAAATACTCTCGTACGGTAGAATCCGGATTAAACTTCAAAATTCCTTTTACGGAAACGGTATATAAGGTACCTGTAGAAAATCAACAAAAGCTTGAATTTGGTTTTAGAACAACCAATGCAGATGTAAAGTCGGAATACAGACGTTCAAAGGGAGATCGCGAGGAATCATTAATGCTCACTGGCGATCTTAATCTGGCCAGTGTGGAATGGGTAGTTCAATATCGTATTGACAACGCGTATAATTATTTATTTAAAGTTAGAAACCCGGAAATGACTTTACGGGCTATCTCCGAATCAGCTATGAGACAGATTGTTGGTAACCGTACAGTTAATGAGGTGCTTACAGTTGGTAGAGCCGAAATTGGTGGTAAACTGGAAGAATTGATTCAAGACATCTGTAGAGAATATTCTATGGGGGTTAAAATTGACCAGGTGGTTTTACAAGATGTGAATCCACCGGAACCGGTAAAAGCAGCATTTAATGCAGTAAACGAAGCACAGCAAGAAAAGGAGACCTTAATCAATAAAGCCAAGTCGGAATACAATAAGGTGATCCCACGTGCCAGTGGACAGGCCGAAGAAACGATTCAAAAAGCGGAGGGTTATGCCACGGAACGTGTGAATGTCGCCAAAGGTGAAATTGCCAGATTTAACGCGATCTATGGAGAATACGTGAAAGCTCCTGAAGTTACTAAAAGACGAATCTACTTAGAAACCATGTCGGAAGTCATTCCACAAATGGGTAATGTAATCATTACCGATCAAAAAGGTAATGTACTTCCTCTACTTCAAATGCAATTAGATAAATCTCAAAAAACAGAATAA
- the hflC gene encoding protease modulator HflC, whose amino-acid sequence MQIKSTLYFILGFAFILLLSQSAYVVQEKEQVVVTQFGRPVGDPVLEPGINFKIPFIQKANFFEKRFLEWDGEPNQITTKDKKFIFVDTYARWQITDPLQFFKRLTNERGAQSRLDDILDGATRVFIAKNNIEEAVRSSNRTPISADTMMNAVKDTLHPIFVGRAAIQKQILAEANLQTADLGIEILDFRFKRINYVQEVQNQVFERMKSERFRIADKFRSEGQGEASRINGQKERDLKEIQSVAFRKAEEIKGAADAEAAAIYASAYNKSAQAKSLYAFLKSMETFENTFSGKTSMVLNTDNELYKFLKKMN is encoded by the coding sequence ATGCAAATCAAATCAACCTTATATTTTATTCTAGGATTCGCCTTTATTCTATTATTGAGTCAAAGTGCGTATGTTGTTCAGGAAAAAGAACAAGTTGTAGTCACTCAATTTGGGCGACCAGTTGGTGATCCTGTATTAGAACCAGGCATCAATTTTAAAATCCCATTTATTCAAAAAGCCAATTTCTTTGAGAAAAGATTTTTAGAATGGGATGGTGAACCGAATCAAATCACCACGAAAGACAAAAAATTCATATTTGTGGATACTTATGCCAGATGGCAAATCACTGATCCATTGCAGTTTTTCAAACGTTTAACCAATGAACGAGGTGCGCAATCTCGACTTGATGATATTTTAGATGGTGCAACCAGAGTCTTTATAGCGAAAAACAATATTGAGGAAGCGGTACGTTCAAGTAATCGTACACCTATTTCTGCAGATACCATGATGAATGCGGTTAAAGATACCCTCCACCCTATTTTTGTGGGGCGTGCAGCCATTCAAAAACAGATTTTAGCAGAAGCAAACCTGCAAACGGCAGATTTAGGCATAGAAATTCTGGATTTTAGATTTAAACGTATCAATTATGTTCAGGAAGTTCAAAACCAGGTTTTTGAGCGAATGAAAAGTGAGCGTTTTAGAATTGCCGATAAATTCCGAAGTGAAGGTCAGGGGGAAGCTTCTCGAATCAACGGACAAAAAGAGCGTGATTTGAAAGAAATCCAGTCTGTAGCTTTTCGTAAAGCAGAAGAAATCAAAGGTGCTGCTGATGCAGAAGCCGCAGCTATTTATGCCAGCGCATACAATAAATCTGCTCAGGCTAAATCCCTCTATGCTTTCCTGAAATCCATGGAAACTTTTGAAAACACCTTTAGCGGGAAAACCTCTATGGTTTTAAATACAGATAATGAGCTGTATAAGTTTTTAAAGAAAATGAATTAA
- the fmt gene encoding methionyl-tRNA formyltransferase: MKPLKIVFLGTPDFAVASLKAIHESEHEVVGVVTMPDKKMGRGRKLQGSAVKKYASDQGLFIMQPEKLKNPDFVNELQSLQADLFVVVAFRMLPEIVWNMPEHGTLNVHGSLLPQYRGAAPINWAIINGEKETGVTVFRLKHEIDTGDILLRKSIPILEDDNAESVHDKLMAIGAEAIVEGVHKIAVGDSNFLPQLQSSDLKSAPKIFKYTCKINWDQDIEHIHNFIRGLSPYPAAWSEIQMADKILNIKIYKTHIEADNTVIPGTVFTDGKSTLKIAGKNGWVIIDEIQIAGKKRMATGDLLRGYQLDHAEIIL, from the coding sequence ATGAAACCTCTTAAAATTGTTTTTTTAGGAACACCTGACTTTGCTGTGGCAAGTCTTAAAGCGATTCATGAATCAGAACACGAAGTTGTTGGAGTGGTCACCATGCCCGATAAAAAAATGGGGCGTGGGAGAAAGCTTCAGGGATCAGCAGTTAAAAAGTATGCTTCTGATCAGGGACTTTTCATCATGCAACCGGAGAAATTAAAAAATCCGGATTTTGTCAACGAACTCCAATCTCTACAAGCGGACCTATTTGTAGTAGTCGCATTTAGAATGCTTCCGGAAATTGTTTGGAATATGCCTGAACATGGTACACTTAATGTTCATGGCTCTTTATTACCTCAGTATCGTGGTGCTGCACCTATCAATTGGGCGATTATCAATGGTGAAAAAGAGACTGGAGTTACGGTTTTCAGATTAAAACATGAAATTGATACCGGAGATATTCTTTTAAGAAAATCTATTCCAATTCTTGAAGACGATAATGCAGAATCCGTACATGATAAGCTTATGGCTATTGGCGCAGAGGCTATTGTGGAAGGGGTACATAAAATAGCAGTTGGAGATTCTAATTTCTTACCTCAATTACAAAGTTCTGATCTCAAATCAGCACCTAAAATTTTTAAATATACTTGTAAAATTAACTGGGATCAGGATATTGAACATATCCACAACTTTATCAGAGGGTTAAGTCCTTATCCAGCGGCCTGGAGTGAAATTCAGATGGCAGATAAAATTTTGAATATCAAAATTTATAAAACACATATTGAGGCTGATAATACTGTTATACCAGGTACAGTATTTACAGATGGGAAGTCAACTTTAAAAATAGCCGGAAAAAATGGCTGGGTGATTATTGATGAAATTCAAATTGCCGGAAAAAAGAGAATGGCTACCGGAGACCTCCTTCGAGGGTATCAGTTAGATCATGCCGAAATCATCTTGTAA
- a CDS encoding DEAD/DEAH box helicase — MSQFAKLGIKPDYIKSINELGIYEPTPVQQKTIPFLIQNTSDIVVQAQTGTGKTAAFGLPILHHMNPKSTNIQALILTPTRELGQQIAKQLFKFTKYHKNKIFTEAVYGGEHISKQLDRLKRTTHILVATPGRLVDLLERQVVSLEHVKTVVLDEADEMLHMGFKKELETILSQTGVKKQTWLFSATLPKDVKAIIHNYLSPDAEYVQISKDEIVNKNIEHQFVIVREHDKLDMLIQFLKSQGRARGVIFCTTKKTAVTLAKQLKAKNYNCDALQGDMHQKDRDKVLRAIKNKSLQVLISTDVSARGIDIEGLNYVVHYDVPSQLEFYTHRSGRTARGGKKGMAISFVLAKEVAKLRAIERELGIRINQIR, encoded by the coding sequence GTGTCACAATTTGCAAAGCTGGGAATCAAACCGGATTATATAAAGTCTATTAACGAACTTGGAATTTATGAACCTACACCGGTTCAGCAGAAAACCATTCCTTTTTTAATTCAGAATACATCTGATATTGTGGTTCAGGCACAAACAGGAACAGGTAAAACTGCAGCTTTCGGACTTCCGATATTGCATCATATGAATCCGAAAAGCACAAATATTCAGGCTTTGATTCTAACCCCAACCAGAGAGTTAGGACAACAAATAGCGAAACAGTTGTTTAAGTTTACCAAGTATCATAAAAACAAGATTTTTACTGAAGCTGTATATGGTGGAGAACATATTTCGAAACAGCTGGATAGACTGAAACGTACCACACATATACTGGTAGCTACTCCGGGTAGATTGGTGGACTTGTTGGAGCGTCAGGTGGTAAGTCTAGAACATGTAAAGACGGTGGTCTTGGATGAAGCAGATGAAATGCTTCATATGGGATTTAAAAAAGAACTGGAAACGATTTTAAGCCAAACCGGAGTTAAAAAACAAACCTGGCTTTTTTCTGCTACATTACCGAAGGATGTTAAAGCGATAATTCATAATTACCTGAGTCCGGATGCGGAGTATGTGCAGATTAGTAAGGATGAGATTGTAAATAAGAATATCGAGCATCAATTTGTAATTGTAAGAGAGCATGACAAGTTGGATATGTTAATTCAGTTCTTAAAATCTCAAGGTAGGGCTAGAGGTGTGATCTTTTGCACAACCAAAAAGACAGCGGTGACTCTGGCTAAACAACTTAAGGCTAAAAATTACAACTGTGATGCCTTACAAGGGGATATGCATCAAAAAGATAGAGATAAAGTCTTAAGAGCCATTAAAAACAAAAGTTTGCAGGTTCTGATTTCCACAGATGTATCTGCCAGAGGAATTGATATAGAAGGATTGAATTACGTGGTACATTATGATGTCCCTTCTCAATTGGAGTTTTACACCCATAGAAGTGGAAGAACGGCACGAGGAGGTAAGAAGGGTATGGCCATCAGTTTTGTGCTGGCAAAAGAGGTTGCCAAACTCCGGGCCATTGAACGGGAGCTTGGAATTCGGATTAACCAGATTAGATAA